From Bactrocera oleae isolate idBacOlea1 chromosome 4, idBacOlea1, whole genome shotgun sequence:
TAATAACTTAATTTCAGTTCCTGATGCATTGTTTCGAAACTGAGTCTTTGCTCATGTTCGATGCGTGCATGCTCAATTTCGGCCAAATGTGAACGTTTTATCAGgtcgaaaatttgttttttatatttttcatcgGTTGGAAGAATTTTATAGATTATGTCATCTGCACTCAAAAGCGCCCTGGAAGTTTGAGCATCACTTTCACTGTTGGCGAGTAATTCAGCGTCGTTTTGAGTGATCTACGAGCATTAGAATAATGGAAAATTTCCAATTAGCTTTaacatttgaaattatttacaaaattaatcaCATACACTTAAACGATGTTGTTTTTTCGATTTACTGCCACCATCGGTACTAGCATTGTCGCTGTTTTGCaactttttcttttgtattGGCTTTTTTCTTTGGCGTATTGCTATGTTCTGTTGCGGCTGCTCCTTCAGTGTAACTTCTGGTTGTGATTCAGCGGATTGGGGTGGGGAAGGTAATGCAAGCGTCGATGCTTGCAAGGTATCATCACTAGTGGTTGTCGTTGTGGGTAGAGCCGCTAGTGGCGTATCTTCATCATCAATACTTAGTAACTCTTTCTTGATTACTACACCATTGCTACGTCCATGCGGGCGTGAATTGGTTGTATCCTTTTGCATCTCCTCCATGAATTCTATCATGGGTAAGCCCTCCAATGTCCCAGCATTTGGGGTCTTTAGCTGGTATTCTCTTTTTGCTGTGTTTTTCATACTTCGCCATTGCACCTGAATTTGTTCTAGAGAGCGATGTCGAAAATTTAGTACGTTGAATCtgaaatgtatacatacaaatgcacacaaatttaaaaataatatattatgtcaATATATTTGTGCACTTTACTGTTTAGTGATATGCATCCAGGCAAGGCGTTTCGACTTTATGCTTTTGGCGTCAACATTACGATTTTCAACATATTCTACTTTTGGTTTGATAACCTCCACCAAGAGACACTGTGAAAAAAGCAACAGgcataaattaaaacatttattatttattcaattatattattttgttttgagatatttgttttttattttatgttttgtgctcACCCGTTCAGCTTCCTCCCAATTAGTTGAACGTTTTTTTCTGGTGCCTTTTTTCTTGCCGGCACCACCTACTGATTTTTCCACCTCGTCTCCGCAACCATCTTCTTTTGTACGTTTTTGT
This genomic window contains:
- the LOC106615717 gene encoding uncharacterized protein, with product MKLEAVNGNLVSLTVKVPPAAEPDIPIGSEEVEEETHPQPTLSSQEQQKRTKEDGCGDEVEKSVGGAGKKKGTRKKRSTNWEEAERCLLVEVIKPKVEYVENRNVDAKSIKSKRLAWMHITKQFNVLNFRHRSLEQIQVQWRSMKNTAKREYQLKTPNAGTLEGLPMIEFMEEMQKDTTNSRPHGRSNGVVIKKELLSIDDEDTPLAALPTTTTTSDDTLQASTLALPSPPQSAESQPEVTLKEQPQQNIAIRQRKKPIQKKKLQNSDNASTDGGSKSKKQHRLSITQNDAELLANSESDAQTSRALLSADDIIYKILPTDEKYKKQIFDLIKRSHLAEIEHARIEHEQRLSFETMHQELKLSYYRKNEELKLCQMREEHNARMRQNEQEHKARMRAYMLSSRNTPPKCTKNKVGCEAYDKADDNSNASKPTSED